The Benincasa hispida cultivar B227 chromosome 9, ASM972705v1, whole genome shotgun sequence genome has a segment encoding these proteins:
- the LOC120087335 gene encoding ribulose bisphosphate carboxylase/oxygenase activase, chloroplastic isoform X2: MAFSISGLSLPSVFQYESSILARKPRFRSFSIRSSNDVSGEVGSGGGDGSEPSNRPKRLSEQSTWEAKDSEGKDYLYRLGNEADNMNIAVGARAGVIDDLFAGNFLGKDSDIVFDYRQKVTRSFGHLQGDYYIAPVFMDKVVCHIVKNFMVHLLNVKVPLILGVWGGKGQGKSFQTELIFQAMGVEPVIMSAGELESERAGEPGKLIRERYRTASQVVQNQGKLSCLMINDIDAGIGRFGSTQVTVNNQIVSGTLMNLADNPTRVSVGQDWREADILNRIPIILTGNDFSTIYAPLIRDGRMEKFYWQPNREDIVNIVHRMYEKDGISRAQVADIVNIFPNQALDFYGALRSRTYDAAISKWVDDIGGVEKLGEKLLKRRKNEKLPTFVPPESNHTRSGSILSGFTKS; this comes from the exons ATGGCATTCTCGATATCCGGCCTCTCCCTTCCCTCAGTCTTCCAGTACGAAAGTTCAATTCTCGCGCGAAAACCTCGATTTCGTTCCTTCTCCATTCGATCTTCCAACGATGTCTCCGGCGAAGTCGGCAGTGGTGGCGGCGACGGCAGTGAGCCGTCGAATAGGCCGAAGAGGCTGTCGGAACAGTCTACCTGGGAAGCCAAGGACTCTGAGGGCAAGGACTATCTTTATAGGCTTGGCAACGAGGCAGATAACATGAACATCGCCGTCGGAGCTAGAGCTGGCGTCATCGATGATCTCTTCGCCGGAAACTTCCTTGGCAAAGACT CGGACATTGTGTTTGATTATCGCCAGAAGGTCACGAGATCATTCGGGCATCTTCAAGGAGACTATTACATTGCTCCTGTTTTCATG GATAAAGTTG TATGCCACATTGTGAAGAACTTCATGGTTCACCTTCTCAATGTCAAAGTCCCGCTTATCTTAG GTGTTTGGGGAGGAAAGGGTCAAGGAAAGTCATTTCAGACTGAACTTATATTCCAGGCCATGGGAGTGGAACCCGTTATAATGTCTGCTGGAGAGTTGGAATCAGAAAGAGCTG GTGAGCCGGGAAAATTGATACGTGAACGCTATAGAACTGCATCTCAAGTGGTCCAGAATCAA GGGAAATTGAGTTGTTTGATGATCAATGATATTGATGCTGGCATTGGTAGATTTG GGAGTACACAGGTGACAGTCAACAATCAAATTGTCTCTGGTACTCTGATGAATCTAGCTGACAATCCTACCAGAGTTAGTGTCGGACAAGATTGGCGAGAAGCAGATATTTTGAACAGAATTCCAATCATCCTTACAGGAAATGATTTTTCAACTATTTATGCTCCCTTAATTCGTGATGGCAGGATGGAGAAATTCTACTG GCAGCCTAACCGTGAAGACATCGTGAATATTGTCCATAGAATGTATGAGAAAGATGGGATATCAAGGGCTCAGGTCGCTGACATCGTAAACATATTTCCTAACCAAG ctttggatttttaTGGAGCTCTAAGATCACGGACATATGATGCAGCCATATCTAAG TGGGTTGATGATATTGGCGGAGTGGAAAAGCTAGGAGAAAAGCTGCTTAAGAGAAGGAAGAATGAAAAGCTTCCTACATTCGTACCACCAGAG AGCAACCACACACGGTCAGGCAGTATACTGTCTGGATTTACAAAAAGTTGA
- the LOC120087335 gene encoding ribulose bisphosphate carboxylase/oxygenase activase, chloroplastic isoform X1, whose protein sequence is MAFSISGLSLPSVFQYESSILARKPRFRSFSIRSSNDVSGEVGSGGGDGSEPSNRPKRLSEQSTWEAKDSEGKDYLYRLGNEADNMNIAVGARAGVIDDLFAGNFLGKDSDIVFDYRQKVTRSFGHLQGDYYIAPVFMDKVVCHIVKNFMVHLLNVKVPLILGVWGGKGQGKSFQTELIFQAMGVEPVIMSAGELESERAGEPGKLIRERYRTASQVVQNQGKLSCLMINDIDAGIGRFGSTQVTVNNQIVSGTLMNLADNPTRVSVGQDWREADILNRIPIILTGNDFSTIYAPLIRDGRMEKFYWQPNREDIVNIVHRMYEKDGISRAQVADIVNIFPNQALDFYGALRSRTYDAAISKWVDDIGGVEKLGEKLLKRRKNEKLPTFVPPEQTLEALLEAGYSLVKEQKLIMETKLSKEYMKNMDD, encoded by the exons ATGGCATTCTCGATATCCGGCCTCTCCCTTCCCTCAGTCTTCCAGTACGAAAGTTCAATTCTCGCGCGAAAACCTCGATTTCGTTCCTTCTCCATTCGATCTTCCAACGATGTCTCCGGCGAAGTCGGCAGTGGTGGCGGCGACGGCAGTGAGCCGTCGAATAGGCCGAAGAGGCTGTCGGAACAGTCTACCTGGGAAGCCAAGGACTCTGAGGGCAAGGACTATCTTTATAGGCTTGGCAACGAGGCAGATAACATGAACATCGCCGTCGGAGCTAGAGCTGGCGTCATCGATGATCTCTTCGCCGGAAACTTCCTTGGCAAAGACT CGGACATTGTGTTTGATTATCGCCAGAAGGTCACGAGATCATTCGGGCATCTTCAAGGAGACTATTACATTGCTCCTGTTTTCATG GATAAAGTTG TATGCCACATTGTGAAGAACTTCATGGTTCACCTTCTCAATGTCAAAGTCCCGCTTATCTTAG GTGTTTGGGGAGGAAAGGGTCAAGGAAAGTCATTTCAGACTGAACTTATATTCCAGGCCATGGGAGTGGAACCCGTTATAATGTCTGCTGGAGAGTTGGAATCAGAAAGAGCTG GTGAGCCGGGAAAATTGATACGTGAACGCTATAGAACTGCATCTCAAGTGGTCCAGAATCAA GGGAAATTGAGTTGTTTGATGATCAATGATATTGATGCTGGCATTGGTAGATTTG GGAGTACACAGGTGACAGTCAACAATCAAATTGTCTCTGGTACTCTGATGAATCTAGCTGACAATCCTACCAGAGTTAGTGTCGGACAAGATTGGCGAGAAGCAGATATTTTGAACAGAATTCCAATCATCCTTACAGGAAATGATTTTTCAACTATTTATGCTCCCTTAATTCGTGATGGCAGGATGGAGAAATTCTACTG GCAGCCTAACCGTGAAGACATCGTGAATATTGTCCATAGAATGTATGAGAAAGATGGGATATCAAGGGCTCAGGTCGCTGACATCGTAAACATATTTCCTAACCAAG ctttggatttttaTGGAGCTCTAAGATCACGGACATATGATGCAGCCATATCTAAG TGGGTTGATGATATTGGCGGAGTGGAAAAGCTAGGAGAAAAGCTGCTTAAGAGAAGGAAGAATGAAAAGCTTCCTACATTCGTACCACCAGAG CAAACACTGGAGGCATTGCTTGAAGCTGGCTATTCTTTGGTAAAAGAACAGAAATTGATCATGGAgactaaactttcaaaagaatACATGAAGAACATGGACGACTAG